One Neomonachus schauinslandi chromosome 9, ASM220157v2, whole genome shotgun sequence DNA segment encodes these proteins:
- the HYPK gene encoding huntingtin-interacting protein K, with translation MATEGDVELELETETSGPERPPEKPRKHDSGAADLERVTDYAEEKEIQSSNLETAMSVIGDRRSREQKAKQEREKELAKVTIKKEDLELIMTEMEISRAAAERSLREHMGNVVEALIALTN, from the exons ATGGCTACCGAGGGGGATGTGGAGCTGGAGTTGGAGACTGAGACCAGCGGCCCGGAGCGGCCTCCCGAGAAGCCACGGAAGCATGACAGCGGTGCGGCGGACCTGGAGAGAGTCACCGACTACGCAGAGGAGAAGGAGATCCAGAGTTCCAATCTGGAGACG GCCATGTCCGTGATTGGAGACAGACGGTCCCGGGAGCAGAAAGCCAAACAGGAGCG GGAGAAGGAACTGGCCAAAGTCACCATTAAGAAGGAAGATCTGGAGCTGATA ATGACAGAGATGGAGATCTCAAGAGCAGCAGCAGAACGGAGCTTGAGGGAACACATGGGCAACGTGGTAGAGGCTCTTATTGCCCTAACCAACTGA